A part of Streptomyces sp. NBC_01451 genomic DNA contains:
- a CDS encoding LAETG motif-containing sortase-dependent surface protein: MSISLRTARSVRILGVASASAALALGVAGNAFACNISEFSAVAKCDGEKGVISVTDKDPSGTPATVTVYLGDKLIGTQDVVGSREGVTIDFAEDWAPNTTYRVHVKAGNQVDEDIKSGVNTPDEACTPESTPTPTPTPSASQPEESATPTPSASEPEESATPTPSASESTPGAPASGVPTPAGGSSNLAETGASSNTGVIAGIAAALVAVGGGAVFFGLRRRGASSNG, translated from the coding sequence GCGCTCGCGCTGGGCGTCGCGGGCAACGCGTTCGCCTGCAACATCAGTGAGTTCTCCGCCGTCGCCAAGTGCGACGGCGAAAAGGGTGTCATCAGCGTCACCGACAAGGACCCGTCGGGCACCCCCGCCACGGTCACCGTCTACCTGGGCGACAAGCTCATCGGCACCCAGGACGTCGTGGGCAGCCGCGAGGGCGTCACCATCGACTTCGCCGAGGACTGGGCGCCGAACACGACGTACCGCGTTCACGTCAAGGCCGGCAACCAGGTCGACGAGGACATCAAGTCGGGCGTGAACACCCCGGACGAGGCCTGCACCCCGGAGTCCACCCCGACTCCGACGCCGACCCCGTCGGCTTCGCAGCCGGAGGAGTCCGCCACCCCGACGCCGTCGGCCTCGGAGCCCGAGGAGTCCGCCACCCCGACCCCGTCGGCCTCCGAGAGCACCCCGGGCGCCCCCGCGAGCGGCGTTCCGACGCCCGCGGGCGGTAGCTCCAACCTCGCCGAGACCGGCGCCAGCTCGAACACCGGTGTGATCGCCGGCATCGCGGCTGCCCTGGTCGCCGTCGGCGGCGGCGCCGTCTTCTTCGGCCTGCGTCGTCGTGGGGCGTCCAGCAACGGCTGA
- a CDS encoding maleylpyruvate isomerase N-terminal domain-containing protein, which produces MTTLAHDRYCDEIAHQVAQLRAVVTSGADLSATVPTCPDWSLEQLVRHTGGALRWAELLVRTRAEKDVGEEQVPLGGGPEPTGDPAALDAWLAETGDLLVGTLREAGPDATVWTWGWERSSGFWARRMAHEITVHRADATLTAGLPYEVAADIAADAIDEWLQIVEFGRRTDPDDPANELRGPGRSIHLHATDGSPESNAEWFVEFAEDGFAWRRGHEKATVALRGPLTDVMLAFYRRLPLDSPGLEILGDRELLEFWLARATFG; this is translated from the coding sequence ATGACGACACTCGCACATGACCGCTATTGCGACGAAATCGCCCATCAGGTCGCGCAGTTGAGGGCGGTGGTGACCTCCGGCGCCGATCTGTCCGCGACCGTGCCGACCTGCCCGGACTGGTCCCTGGAGCAGCTGGTGCGGCACACCGGGGGTGCCCTGCGCTGGGCGGAACTGCTGGTGCGCACACGGGCCGAGAAGGATGTCGGGGAGGAACAGGTACCGCTGGGCGGCGGCCCGGAGCCGACGGGTGACCCGGCCGCGCTGGACGCCTGGCTCGCCGAGACCGGTGATCTGCTGGTCGGCACCCTGCGTGAGGCCGGGCCCGACGCGACGGTGTGGACGTGGGGCTGGGAGCGCAGCTCCGGGTTCTGGGCGCGCCGGATGGCCCACGAGATCACCGTCCACCGCGCGGACGCGACGCTCACCGCGGGGCTGCCGTACGAGGTCGCTGCCGACATCGCCGCCGACGCGATCGACGAGTGGCTGCAGATCGTCGAGTTCGGGCGGCGGACCGACCCGGACGACCCGGCGAACGAACTGCGCGGACCGGGCCGCAGCATCCATCTCCACGCCACCGACGGTTCCCCCGAGTCGAACGCGGAGTGGTTCGTCGAGTTCGCCGAGGACGGCTTCGCCTGGCGGCGCGGCCATGAGAAGGCCACGGTGGCCCTGCGCGGCCCGCTCACCGACGTCATGCTCGCGTTCTACCGCCGGCTGCCGCTGGACAGCCCGGGCCTGGAGATCCTCGGGGACCGTGAACTGCTGGAGTTCTGGCTGGCGCGGGCCACCTTCGGATGA